The following are encoded together in the Lathyrus oleraceus cultivar Zhongwan6 chromosome 3, CAAS_Psat_ZW6_1.0, whole genome shotgun sequence genome:
- the LOC127131578 gene encoding secreted RxLR effector protein 161-like produces MESCNPASTPMEPGTKLSKFDGGERVEAGKYRSLVGSLRYLTCTRPDILLSVGIVSRFMEEPVYTHWKALKRIQRYIQGTVSLGMFYSNSKKYKLVGYSDSDWCGDIDDRKSTSGYVFFMGNTAFTWLSKKQPIVTLSTCEAEYVAASWCVCHAIWLRRLMSKMELEQKDATIIHVDNRSAIELAKNPVNHERSKHIDVRFHFIREHVKEGNVELKHVASFINKLNGEISKVKRQ; encoded by the exons ATGGAAAGCTGTAATCCGGCTTCGACGCCAATGGAACCAGGAACAAAATTGTCAAAATTTGATGGAGGAGAACGTGTCGAAGCAGGCAAATATCGAAGTTTGGTAGGAAGTCTTCGCTATCTCACATGTACAAGACCAGATATCTTATTAAGTGTAGGCATTGTAAGTCGATTCATGGAGGAGCCAGTTTACACACATTGGAAGGCATTGAAGCGAATTCAGAGGTACATCCAAGGAACAGTGTCACTTGGGATGTTTTACTCGAATTCAAAGAAATACAAGTTGGTTGGTTACTCTGACAGTGATTGGTGCGGAGACATAGATGatcgaaaaagcacttctggataTGTGTTTTTCATGGGAAATACTGCATTTACTTGGCTTTCTAAAAAGCAACCAATAGTAACACTTTCGACATGTGAAGCAGAATATGTAGCAGCATCCTGGTGCGTTTGTCATGCAATATGGCTCAGAAGATTGATGAGTAAAATGGAGCTAGAACAGAAAGATGCTACAATAATACACGTTGACAACAGGTCAGCAATTGAGTTAGCAAAGAATCCAGTAAACCATGAAAGGAGCAAACACATTGACGTTCGTTTCCACTTCATTCGAGAACACGTGAAGGAAGGAAATGTCGAATTGAAGCATGTAGCAA GTTTTATTAATAAGTTAAATGGAGAGATTTCGAAGGTCAAGAGACAGTAG